Genomic DNA from Penaeus monodon isolate SGIC_2016 chromosome 4, NSTDA_Pmon_1, whole genome shotgun sequence:
ctacaaggcagcagtcaagCACTATAGTATTTACGTTAGACTTATccagtatatgcaaatccgtgtgtatgcacatgcgcatgcgtgtatgaatgcacacacacacacacacacacacacacacacacacacacacacacacacacacacacacacacacacgcacacacacacacacacacacacgcacatatctgcATATACTGGGTtagtctaacgtagatacgataATTTTGcctgactgctgccttgtagttggTCAGTAGTTGTATGGTCtaaggctatgggaattcacactatatataatatatatatatatatatatatatatatatatatatatatatatatatatatatatatactagtggggaaatttcatggaaaaaaaatatctcccTGTTTTACCCTCATACTAaggttttttatcccttttcctttctctctccctctgccattCCCTTTCCCGCTTTGGCAACCTCTCTCATCCCCagatcttccttaaattcactcctcccccACTTTAGGCCTTACATCTgcttcctcccacttcccttaACGCCCTCCTTAagctcctctctttccttcttccacgtatcctcttctctccatttctcaccctccctctttttctctgggccccttcttccttcccttttcctttcaccttGCCCATCCCCTTTGCCTCTCTAAGTCCCCTTCCGTTCTCCCACTGTTCTtcattcctcatctccctttcctctttatctccccttcccaacctcctttccctctccacttttcttctccctccgtttcccatttcccatctcccttttctctttaatcccccttcccaaccccttttccctctcccccttccatttttAGTCCCCTCCTACCTTTCTTCTTCACACCGCCCCCGATGATCGCGTAAATAATAATGTCCAGAAAATGAATTCAGTGCTTTATACTTGCCtcgaagagagagaatgataatgacaatgataatatagatgatcatgatgatggtgatgatgattaaaatactacaactaccactactactagtaatgataataataataataataataataataataataataataatgataatgataataataataataattattataataatactaatactaataatagcaatatatcataaataataataataataacaacaacaacagtaataatagtaataatgacaatactgataataataatgataataacaattataatgataataatgatgataatgatagaattaggaatattatatatccataaaatgatgcatgtgtatgtctgtgtgggtgtgattATCGATTGTTCATGTTGATTGTCACCCTATTTTATGCTATTATTTCTGACGTAAAATGTAAGTAAACCCTATGAACGGACGGACGAAAcacaaaaatatagtatatatatacatatatatatatatatatatatatatatatatatatatatatatatatatatatatatatatatatatttgtgtgtgtgtttgtgtgtgtgtttgtgtgtgtgtgtgtgtgtgtgtgtgtgtgtgtgtgtgtgtgtgtgtgtgtgtgtgtgatgagtgtgtgtgtgtttgtgtgtgagtgtgtgtgtgtgtgtggtgtgtgtgtgtgtgtgtgtgtgtgtgtgtgtgcatgccttagttttattgttaatggCATAAATCAGGAAAATCTAATGAAAACAGTAGTAAGGTTAGAAATAATGATACGTTACTCTGTtcgtcttattgttatcattattatcatcatcgttatcattataatgatgatcactaTCCTAATGTCATCATCACTGttcttattaatgttgttattacaattatcatcattttattattctattgtttatctttcttgtgatctattgttattataatttttattcttgctATCACtaatattactcttactattctTGTCATATAATCATGAAAATCGGTATaactttcaacattattattccAGCTTCTCTTTAGTGCCATTATCATACACCGCTGGTCGACTCTTTGCAGACTTAAACTCGTGGATGTAAATCTTGTGCAGCTGAATGAATGAATCTAAATATAGCTTCATTCATTTTGGTATATGCTTGCGAGTAAACATGTGCACCTAGAGAAAGTATGTGCGTACATCTGTGCTCACCTAGCGAGGAgcagagcgtgtgcgtgtgcccgcaatgagcgtgtgtgtgcgagtgtggccgcgttgagtgtgtgtgcgcgcgaagGGCAGAGCGAGAGTTCGGGTCGCGCGTGTGTGGTGCTCGGCGGCGGGTCGGCAGTGTGGCGTTGGACAGTGTGGGGAGAGGGTCTTTGCGGCGGTGTGCCACGGTTCCACGCCCCCGTCACGTTATGGGGGCAGCACCACTCTGTACGCGGGGGGGTGTCGCGCCCGGGGGTCCCACGGCTACGCCTGCTCAAGGAGGGTCTCCGTCAGTGATTCAGTGGTCTCGCTGTCACACTAGCCACCTCGAGTGCAGAACCAGAGTGAACTCTTGTGTAGGGGTGACATGTGGTGCTGGGTCCAGGTGTGGAAGGGGCTGGGCGTGGGTATGGTTGCTAGTGGCTGCAGGATGGGCGGCTCTGTTAGCGCCCACCTGCCAGGCCAACCCGGACGCCAAGCGCCTCTATGACGATCTACTTAGCTCCTATAACCGCCTCATCCGCCCTGTCGGCAACAACTCGGACAGACTCACCGTCAAGCTCGGCCTTAAGCTCTCTCAGCTCATCGATGTGGTAAGTCCGGCTCTATCAGCGTTAGGTCACTTCCGAAGTAAGGAATAACGAGCAGGAAAAGCCTCTctgcatccccccctcccccgctccagcGCCTCCTTCAGCCTTGTAGTACACGTGCCTGAATTACCTGGAGCAATTCACCCCAACTCCTGacccacctaccccctccctccaagccccatgccccccaccccctcccacgaCGCCCTTCCTTGGAACACGAAGGCCCGGGTGCTAGACGACGAGGTCGCGCGTCCTTCACAGCTGTGTGCTGGGAGACCTTTGGTATCGACGGCTATACGGAGATCatgctgctgccgctgctgctgctgctgctgcgggcATCTGCATCTGTCTGACTGCTTTTCGATGGCTCACATGAGGCGCTCACTGTGCGGGTATGATGAAAGCCTACATGATATGAAACATGAAATTTTACATACAAcgccaacaaagaaagaaagaagtacacCCATGAATAAAACGAACCACGATGCTGGCATTTTATTAAAAGGGACTCTCTCTCGCTTAACTTCTGCACCACTAGCCTCTCAGTGTGAAATTTACCATCACTGCGCCAGCAAGGACGTCACTATATCCACTCCGTCGCCTTCCCAGTTTCACCATCCGTTTGGCATCGGTTTCATGATATATTTTAACCTCGTCTTGATGGATTTCTGCCAGCATCATAGACGTTTGTGATTATTTGATAATTGGGGAAGGATGATTAAATGTTGAGATAAATGTTAAAATGTAGAGGGAAAAAAGTCTGATGAAACTCCATAACCAATGAAAGTTGTTACAGCAAAATAAAACAGTCGGTTTAGCCGCCACTGTACCAACCGTTTAACCCAAGTCATAACATATATGGgataaaacattacaaaaaaatgtaGATTTGGCCACGTTCTCAGtgacccctgacccccccccctcccccaaacaaaAAGAAGGCCATCACGCCGTATTATATTCACTGACTCAACATTATGACTTTAAGGGAGAGTTGAAATGGCAGAACTACCGTGATGATGAGATAAATTAATGAACAAATAATTCACAAGACATGTAATTTCCTCAACCAATAAACTGCACTGATCCTTtacataattaatcattattattcgtatttatATCCATTAACTGATTCTTTCCAGGGCACCTCTTGTGTTGAAGAGTTGTATTGGCAATATGGCTTTATTGAAAATATAGTTAAAACTCGACTGGattataatgttatcataatctcgtcggataaacatatattacaaccCACAGTATTTACTTCGCTAGAATTTACACCATAATTTGTAATATTAAatctaaccagaaaaaaataatcgggATTTAGTATTCAATAGAACTATACTAACATTAGTGCACCGGGACGACAACACGAGGTAAAGTTGCCATGATTCTGCAGAACATGgataacaaatataacattttCTTCCCAGTATATCAGATGACGAGCTAGATATTAGCTTCTCAGGTTCGTTACATAATTTTTAAAGGAACATATCAATTTGCCACAAACAAATTatggaagatattttttttttctcatttcatttataACGAGATTCCAGAAACTCCGTGCACAGCATTCTACACAACACCAaaactatattctatctataatacGCGAGTTCTCTCGAAATCACCACACAGCCACAGTGGACAAGCCTTCCACCTTAGCCATACACAGGAGAAAGGTTTACTCAGTGTTCCATAACCCTTTTCCGACAAAAACTTCCCGAGGCGCGTCTACCCCTGGAACAAACACGAAACGTAAACAATCGTGTATTCTCCATTCGAACCCGCGTCCTGCATTTGACTCGTGCAACAAAACCGTTTGCAAACACTAATAAAGCCAATTTGGCAGAATGTCTAACAACTTCGGATGTAGTACTTGAAACTTCGCAGTCAGCGTTGTGCTCACCCGAAATTTGCACTCGGATATTTGTAGGTATTGGCCGTGCAATGGCATGAGGGTATttttttgcccctctctctcttgtatctaataattatttttattttatggtatatatatattatattatattatatgtttatatgtatacgtatacatataaacatatatatatatatatatatatatataatatataatatatgtatatatatatatatatatatatatatatatatatatatatatatatatatatgtatgtatgtatgtatatatatatgtatatatatatagtatatatatatatatatatatatatatgtatatatatatatatatatatatatatatatatattatatatatatttatacacagacacacacacacacacgcacacacacacacacacacacacacacacacaccacacacacacaacacacacacacacacacacacacacacacacacaacacaacacaccacacacacacacacacaacacacacacacacacacacacacacacacacacacacacacacacacacacacacacacacacacacacacacacacacaagcacatatgcatgcatttatgtgtgtatacatatgaatatgtatatgcatatctgtatatgtatgtgtatgtctgtatatatacatatacacatacgtgttgtgtatatatgcatattatatatatatatatatatatatatatatatatatatatatatatatatatattcatatatatgcacacatacatacagacacagacataaacgcacacatacatacagacacagacataaacacacacatacatatatatatatatgtgtgtgtgtgtgtgtgtgtgtgtgtgtgtgtgtgtgtgtgtgtgtgtgtgtgtgcgcgcgtgtgttggtgtgtgtgtatgtgtgtatgtgtttgtgtgtgtgtgtatgtaggtacatgtatgtatatatataatgtgtatatatatatacatacatacatacatacatacattcacatacccATACTTGCATATAAACAAAATAGGtgcggaagaaaaaaaactgctcCTGAATGGTATAGACATAAGTTTCCTGTTTactcaataatatgaataatgacagtagtaaagATAATTACAGTAGAATGATAAccgaataccatatatatacggATGAAAATAGTTACGAAAACATAGATAAgttaataggaataataacaacatcatcaaTGGTGGTAATACTAATGACTTTATCATTTAAGACTGTAAAACGCtagtaaaaggaaaatattaataatgacaataaactaTAATACAGTAGCTTAAAAGTCACACACAAAACTATCCTATACattaaacgtattttttttttcttttatccttacaTGTATATCCTCTTCCAAACCTGCGCTTGTTTGTACTTTTCTCGAGTCattttccccattctcctttcctccgCCCTGTCCTCACTAGCCCCAGTTTTCCGCACTTCCCTCACAACTGTATGGTTTATGGCTTACCGAGTCGAATTGGAAGCtgacatctttattattattgttacagttcGATCTGCgaagatgtatatttttttgttaaatatgggagaaagagagagagagagggagggtgggagagagagagagagggagggtgggagggagagagagagggagagagaaaaagagagagagagagcgtgagtgatACGATCTGTTTCCTGCATTATTATAAGCGTATTTATTAAAGtttgataatacatataaatcatgCCACGCAAggtaatagaatatattaaaaaataaaatgaaaaatgtaaaaaccgTTACCAAATATACAATACAACGTATTTTCAGTGAAAGATAACACGAACAACTAAGTCTCCCCTGAACTCTCCGTTTTCTATAgagcaaagaaaaatgaaatctgGAAAATTAAttgaaggtctctctctctctctctctctctctctctctctctctctctctctccctctctctcccctctctctctctctctctctctactctctctcacctccctcctcctcttccatcatctctctctctctctctctctctctctctcctcctctctctcctcctctctctctctctctctctcctctctctctctcctctcctctctctctcctctctctcctcttttccctctcctctctctctctctctctctctcttctcctctctctctcttctctctcctcttctctactctcactctctctctctctctctctctctctcctctcctctctctcctccctctctctctcctctcccttctctctctctctcctcttctcttcttctctccctctctgtctcctctcttctctcccctccccctctcttctctctctctctctctctctctcctctctctctctctctcttcttctctctttctctctctctattttctctctccctctctgtctctctctcttctctttccctctctctctctctctctctctctctctctctctctctctctctctctctctctctctctcgctctcttgctcgctcgctctctctcttagtaGAGGAGATAACATTAGGTAAACAGTAGAAAAAGTTTGAATTACTGTAAATGACCTAAGCCCTCTTAATGAAAAACGCTATTAAAGGGAGAACATAAAAAGGaagttgtattttattgtttttattattactatgatcttttatttttctttgatggGGAGCAAACAGATataagcagcaacaacaacacacacacagaaagagagagagagagataaagatgaagaaaagaggggaatggagacggggtgagagagggaaggatgtgtgtgtgtgtatatatgtaaattatatatatatatatatataatatatacatatatatatatatatatatatatatactatatatatatatatatatatatatatatatatatatatacatatgtataaatggtaTTGGTATTTGAAGGTAATTCTCTTTCAATTTTTGTATaaatgatactgttattattgttgatatttttttccacttctttttcttattattattatttatattattacttttattaatgttgtttttattactattattagtcttaatattattgttatcattatcattattattgttattgttgttgttgttctgttgttgttattgttatcattataaaataataatagtaataacattaataataataataataataataatagtaattattattattattatcattgttaatattattattattattatcattaatattattataatccttatattattattatcattattataataaaaaagaaataataacgataatgttaataataatagtaataataataataataataataacaatgataataataataataatgataatgataataagaacagcaacagtaataatgataataatagtaaaattaattaatttgataataataatgataaaaataataatgataatattaatgataatcattattgtgaatattatcattattgttatttttattaataaaactattgttctatcatagttattatcatcataatttcgattattttgctattattatcacgaccattatcattgctatttttattgccattattgtaattatcatatctatttactattattattattattattattattattattattatattattgttattactaatattactattattatttattattatttttttttgtcatttattattgttattttattattattattattattattattattattattattattattattattattctcattgttattattattattattattattattattattattattgctgataatgataataataataataataataataatattgttgttattattatcattgttataataataataataattattattattattattttttttttttattaccgatattattattatcattattgcttttttgtatttttgttataataatgattattattattgttattattactattattattattattattattattattattattatcattattactaatttttattattattatcattattattattattgttgttgttgttgttgttgttattatccttattgttttagtatatattattgttattataaatatctttcttattgccgttgttattattataataattattattattactatttttattattattattgtttttttttttttttttttattattattattatcattattatcatcatcatcatcatcatcatcatcatcatcatcatcatcatcatcatcatcatcatcatcatcatcatcatcatcatcattattattgtcatgattatcattattattatcattactattattttttgtttagttattattgtttatatcattatcatcaattattaatttaagcatttttcattatttttgttattattattattataattatattaattattacaattaataataatgataataataataataacaatcttattagtaatagtaataattatatcaatggtGTTAgagttgatattaataataattctattagtatcattattattaagtaagTTCCGAAATTACACCCAATTATGATAAATATGTCAAGACGTAATGCccttattaagaataatgatactttcatttttattatatttttgtgttatgaccattaccattattgatattattgttattatcataagtaaTAAATTCATCTTCTTTCCGTATTCACTTTTCTTGAAAGACGAAAGATAAGACAGGAAGTAATTTGTATgatacatgtgtttatgtgtctttgtgtatgtattattggtTTGATTGAGGATGCATTTGCagtcgtgtgtatgtatttttgtatgtactgtgtgtgtatatgtatgcatttttttgcGAGTGTGTTTCTATGTTCTCGTGTGTATGCGTATCTATTTGAGTATACCTGaagatgtatttgtatgtttgtatttatatgtattgtgtgtgtgtttgtaagtgcatATTTGTGAGTTTGTATACATACGTAAGATCAGAACTCATACCTTTACGACATGCTGCCTACTTACCTGTTAATTTCTAAACACAAGTTCCCTAGAGTGAAACCTTACAGAGCAGACGTTGCGAGTGGACTCCTTCAGTActgcatgttattattattatctttttcttcctccttctctctctctctctctctctctctctctctctctctctctctctctctctctctctctctctctctctctttgaggggaggaggaggaggttgataaTTTGCTGTTTGTTATTTGTGATCCTAAGTGGGTTTA
This window encodes:
- the LOC119570658 gene encoding uncharacterized protein LOC119570658 produces the protein MGAAPLCTRGGVAPGGPTATPAQGGSPSVIQWSRCHTSHLECRTRVNSCVGVTCGAGSRCGRGWAWVWLLVAAGWAALLAPTCQANPDAKRLYDDLLSSYNRLIRPVGNNSDRLTVKLGLKLSQLIDVVSPALSALGHFRSKE